A region of the Arthrobacter sp. FW306-07-I genome:
TCTGTTCCGCCATGACCGAACCCCTGGTCACCACGCCGTAACGGTCCAGCAGGAGTTCGGCGGTGGCGCGGGCATGGATAGTGGGATCGAGTTCAGGCTCCGGAAGCGCTGACCAGCGGCCTGCCGCGGTGGAAAGAGAGGCGGTACCCTGCGGTCCGTACCGCCCGCCGGCCAGTCCGGGGGAGCCCATGAGGCCGGTGCCATGGGAACGGCCCAGGCGGCTCAGCCGAGGCGCCCTGGCACGCGGGGCACGGGCTACCTGCCGGTGCGCGGTGTGGCCACCGGCGATCAGGGCGCGGACGGGGGCGAAGGTGTCGCCGGTGATCCTCCCTGCCCACGCCAGATCCCAGAGTGCTGCCACCACCTCTTGGTCGCTCAGGACGGCGTCCATGCCGCTGGCCACCTCCGTCAGTTGCCGGAAGAAGTATCCGCCGCCGTTGTTGCGCAGATGGTCCAGGAGCCGCCGGCCCGCGTCCCCCGGCTCGAACTCGGGTGCGGGGTTGAGCGTCAGCTCAGCTGAGTCCGCCAGGTGCAGGCTGATCCAGCCGTCGTTGCCGGGCAGGGCGCCTGCGCCGGACCAGAGCACTTCACCGGCGGCCATGAGTTCGTCCAGCATGGCGGGCTGGTAGTTGGACACGCGGGTGGCCAACACCAGGGGCTCCCACGCCGACGCCGGGACGGGCACCCCCGAGAGCTGGTCAATGGCCGTGATGATGCCGTCCAGTCCGCGCAGCGAGGGCTGGCCGCGGCCACCGCCTGGCGTCCTGACATGCTGCCACGCGGGCAGGAAGCGTCCGTAGGCAGCGGCATCCACAGGCTCCACTTCCGCCCGCAGGGCAGCCAGGGAACGACGGCGGAGCTTGCGCAGCACCTCGGCGTCGCACCATTCACTGGCAATGGAGTGCGGGACATCCGGCGCGGGCGCCTCAGCGGGCGGAGCTATCTCGTCAGTTGGCTGCGCTGGTTCATCAACCGGCGCTGATTCAGGAGGTGCAGTTTCATCCAACGCTGACTCTGCAAGTGCGGCTGCCGTCGAGGTGACATGTGGCCGGAATTCACCCTCCACCACGCGGCCGTCCGCTGCCAGCCGTTTCAGCGCGGTTCCCACCACGGCCACGCCCAGGCCCAGCCGGGCGGCTGCTTCGGCAGCAGTGAAGGGACCATGCGTGCGTGCGTACCGGGAGACAAGATCGCCCAGGGGATCGGCAACCGGTTCGATGAACGCCAACGGCACACCCATGGGCAACGGAACGCCGATGGCATCCCGCAGACGCGCTGCATCTTCTACAGCGGCGAAACGCTCAACCCCGCCGATGTTGACCTTGATGGCGCGGTTGGAGCGCTGGAGGGCGGCGAGGTGCGCTGCCGCTTCTGCCACGGTGGCGGCCGGGGTTTCAGGGGCTGCGGTTTCGACGTGCCCGGTTTCGAACTGCCCGGCCTCGACGGCCCCGGTTTCGGCAGGTTCATCAACAGATTCAACCGCCGGGACGCCGCCCTGCAACCGCGCCGCGGTTTCTTCAGGGGCCAGCGGACCCAGCAGCCGCAGCAGGTCCGCGACGCCTTCCATTCCGCGCGCCCTGCGGTCCGGCGCCAGGCGCTGCAACTCACGCTCGGTGGCTTCGATGACCTTGGCATCCAGGAGTTCGCGCAGCTCCACCCGGCCCAGCAGCTCGTTCAGGAGGGTGGAGTCCAGGGCCAGGGCGGCGGCGCGCCGTTCCGCGAGCGGAGAATCGCCCTCGTAGAGGAACTGCGCCACGTAGCCGAAAAGCAGGGACTTGGCGAACGGTGAGGGCTGCTGCGTGGTGGTCTGCAGGATCCGCAGTTCCCGCCGTTCCACGGACGCGGCGATGTCCTTCAAAGCGGGCAAATCGTAGACGTCCTGCAGGCATTCGCGCACCGTTTCCAGGACGATGGGGAACGTGGGGTACTTCCGGGCCACGTCCAGCAGCTGGGCCGACCGCTGGCGCTGCTGCCACAGGGGCTGGCGTTTGCCTGGGGTCTGCCTGGGCAGCAGGAGCGCGCGGGCCGCACATTCCCGGAACCGCGACGCGAACAGGGCGCTGCCACCCACCTCCGCTGTGACGATCTGTTCCAGTTCCTCGGGATCAAAGAGGAACAGCTCGGCGCCGGGCGGCTCGTCTTCCATCATGGGCACCCGCAGCACGATCCCGTCGTCGGCCGCCATCGCCGAGCCGTCCAGCCCGTAGCGCTGGTGGAGCCGCTGCCCCACAGCCAGTGCCCACGGCGCGTGCACCGGCATGCCAAAGGGGCTGTGCAGGATCACGCGCCAGTCGCCGAGTTCGTCGTGGAACCGCTCCACCACCAGGGTGGTGTCGCTGGGGACCACCTCCGTGGCCTGTTTTTGCTCGGTGAGGTACTGGATGAGGTTGTTCGCCGCGAAGTCGTCCAGCCCGCTGGCCTTGCAGCGTTCGGCGGCGGGGCCGGCGTCGGAGGCCGAGAGCTCGCGGACAAAGGCGCCCAGCGCACGGCCCAGGTCCACTGGCCGCCCCAGGGAGTCACCCTTCCAGAACGGAAGCTTGCCGGGCTGCCCGAAGGCGGGGGAGACCAGGACACGGTCGTGCGTGATGTCCTCGATCTTCCAGCTGGTGGCACCCAGTGCGAAGACGTCGCCCACGCGGGACTCGTAGACCATTTCTTCGTCCAGTTCGCCCACGCGCCGGCCGCCTTTCGGAGCGCGGGCCGGTTTTCCGTCCTCCGCAGGGGAAGCCACGCCTTCCTGCTCGGTGCCGATGATGTAGACACCGAACAAGCCGCGGTCCGGGATGGTGCCGCCTGACGTGACTGCCAGGCGCTGGGCGCCGGGCCGGCCCTCGATGGTGCCGGCGTTGC
Encoded here:
- a CDS encoding DNA glycosylase AlkZ-like family protein; translation: MNQEQRPAGSRASGAAAPMGQFSRPTREWFLGAFSEPTPAQAGAWNAISSGSHALVVAPTGSGKTLAAFLWALDRLLASASQAPESPAAEAPAKGKRARPPKRKTRVLYISPLKALGVDVERNLRSPLIGITQTAKRLGLPAPLITVGVRSGDTPAADRRALLSSPPDILITTPESLFLMLTSKARETLAEVDTIIIDEVHAVAGTKRGAHLAVSLERLDALLPKPAQRIGLSATVEPKELVAQFLAGSAPVEIVAPPARKNWDLTVSVPVEDMSDLQGAAGAFDSGPASGLQPQASIWPHVEEKIVDLVLANQSTIVFANSRRLAERLTARLNEIYAERQLIAVGGGWDDPTPEGHAGASGTQEATASGVPASTATPAHMMAQAGSSAGADPVLARAHHGSVSKDQRALIEDDLKSGRLRCVVATSSLELGIDMGAVDLVVQVESPPSVASGLQRVGRAGHQVGEISQGVLFPKHRADLVHTAITVERMLDGKIERLSIPANPLDILAQQTVAATALGSIDVEEWFSTVRRSAPFASLPRSAFEATLDLLAGRYPSDEFAELRPRIIWDRNAGTIEGRPGAQRLAVTSGGTIPDRGLFGVYIIGTEQEGVASPAEDGKPARAPKGGRRVGELDEEMVYESRVGDVFALGATSWKIEDITHDRVLVSPAFGQPGKLPFWKGDSLGRPVDLGRALGAFVRELSASDAGPAAERCKASGLDDFAANNLIQYLTEQKQATEVVPSDTTLVVERFHDELGDWRVILHSPFGMPVHAPWALAVGQRLHQRYGLDGSAMAADDGIVLRVPMMEDEPPGAELFLFDPEELEQIVTAEVGGSALFASRFRECAARALLLPRQTPGKRQPLWQQRQRSAQLLDVARKYPTFPIVLETVRECLQDVYDLPALKDIAASVERRELRILQTTTQQPSPFAKSLLFGYVAQFLYEGDSPLAERRAAALALDSTLLNELLGRVELRELLDAKVIEATERELQRLAPDRRARGMEGVADLLRLLGPLAPEETAARLQGGVPAVESVDEPAETGAVEAGQFETGHVETAAPETPAATVAEAAAHLAALQRSNRAIKVNIGGVERFAAVEDAARLRDAIGVPLPMGVPLAFIEPVADPLGDLVSRYARTHGPFTAAEAAARLGLGVAVVGTALKRLAADGRVVEGEFRPHVTSTAAALAESALDETAPPESAPVDEPAQPTDEIAPPAEAPAPDVPHSIASEWCDAEVLRKLRRRSLAALRAEVEPVDAAAYGRFLPAWQHVRTPGGGRGQPSLRGLDGIITAIDQLSGVPVPASAWEPLVLATRVSNYQPAMLDELMAAGEVLWSGAGALPGNDGWISLHLADSAELTLNPAPEFEPGDAGRRLLDHLRNNGGGYFFRQLTEVASGMDAVLSDQEVVAALWDLAWAGRITGDTFAPVRALIAGGHTAHRQVARAPRARAPRLSRLGRSHGTGLMGSPGLAGGRYGPQGTASLSTAAGRWSALPEPELDPTIHARATAELLLDRYGVVTRGSVMAEQIMGGFGLMYKVLARLEEAGRCRRGYFIEHLGAAQFAVPATVDRLRSYSEDNQLAKTEPVALALAATDPANPYGAGLPWPALQEDAGTGHRPGRKAGALVVLVDGALVLYVERGGKTLLAFTEDDAVLAAAATALVGVVTRGAVDKLFMEKVNGHDLLDTPVAAALSSAGAYSTPKGLRIRA